In Apteryx mantelli isolate bAptMan1 chromosome 16, bAptMan1.hap1, whole genome shotgun sequence, a single genomic region encodes these proteins:
- the CIITA gene encoding MHC class II transactivator, whose amino-acid sequence MDSAFVSENGYLDLLHSDIDPLHLYTLFDPTSSGNEESDFSADPEIDTSNYDQFNNMDFLCAMENDENGDESYLCSNTREAYARIAELAEYVLKDQQEKQVEDTFAGNLILDEMAAENTEKFTDMKVQKCHKRTFLGSAESCSGVSEPKYKKIGSSAHLIPEYLPVSAKGSQQNTDFAAPPQQIINFLIENGTSNVIIYPVLTSSTETLIPSSFPVSLCGLQVFKEVQVPIVPSEEPFKRPRPVEAFCMSLMDYFQDTCKFVAMEREVTLDHLFIDGTLVQGQIESKSGKNSVKVMEKELVTCNLQAKEKAALERSQIFQIPGGKELETKVIVVLGKAGMGKSIHVQKICQDWSSGEFSLFEFVFWFECKQINMPEKRYSLKDLLLEFFVKPQEGSNEVFEYILQNPSKVLLVFDGFEGLHDNENSPHCSDSKPDKEVYSIKELLSGLIQKKILNGCTLLLTARSKDKVSQYVSKVDKTIEIVGFSPQQRELYITKYFEGLSYCDKALKLIKDCQYLFSHCYSPVMCRFVCFLCETVLEMGDKDLPSTLTTLFLKFVQQKLTPMQRDVSPMQNQVNLAMLACIAWYLGEKHQSAMRSDLLPSKEVKEFALKYGFVLPFAFPKHSDTGEEEFGSTFSNFAIQNFLGALHLMLAEEIKDKSLTKYLSFPSKKKKPYNWLDLVPRFLAGLLFLQDDPDFCSLLNKDVKQSTKKQKTLLKYIKRLQINDLCPERLLELFHCIYETQNNYLLEHVALRLKPELSFLGVVLTPPDVHVLYSILKRSRKEFSLDLQNSSIDMQGLKDLVGLKNVASFRASLRDIIRLWKSLEQTKEYELLRMSTEKFILDPFKAKTMKDISDLSDLVEVQKKMISCVQDVSGWNSYEIPAIKNLRKLEFALGQVCGLQGFLKFVGILAAFPSLQHLDLEALSENNIGDEGAKSLSEVFPKLTSLETLNLSQNKITDVGAEKLAKALPFLSSLKTLSLYNNSICDFGAENLAKILPAMASLRVLDVQYNKITDVGAQQLTDSLRKCPHIKNLLMWNPTIPYGVLEHLHQLDSRISL is encoded by the exons ATGGATTCAGCATTTGTGTCTGAAAATGGCTATCTTGATCTGCTGCACAGTGATATCGATCCATTGCATCTGTATACTCTCTTTGACCCTACATCATCTGGAAATGAAGAAAGTGACTTCTCAGCAG ATCCTGAAATTGATACCAGCAACTACGATCAGTTCAATAACATGGATTTCCTTTGTGCAATGGAAAATGATGAAAATGGGGATGAATCGTATCTCTGTTCCAACACAAGGGAAGCTTATGCTAGAATAG CTGAATTAGCAGAATATGTGCTCAAAGatcagcaggagaagcaggtgGAAGACACTTTTG CAGGGAACCTTATTTTGGATGAAATGGCTGCTGAAAACACTGAGAAATTTACTGACATGAAGGTGCAGAAATGTCACAAACGAA CCTTCTTAGGCTCTGCAGAGAGTTGCTCTGGTGTTTCAGAACCCAAATACAAGAAAATTG GGTCTTCAGCACATTTGATTCCAGAGTATCTGCCTGTCAGCGCGAAAGGGAGCcaacaaaatacagattttgcaGCTCCTCCTCAGCAGATAATTAATTTTCTTATTGAAAATGGCACATCAAATGTTATAATATATCCAG TGCTGACTTCTTCCACTGAAACATTGATCCCCTCAAGTTTTCCAGTTAGTTTATGTG GTTTACAAGTGTTCAAAGAAGTGCAAGTTCCTATAGTTCCTTCTGAAGAACCTTTCAAGAGACCAA GGCCAGTGGAAGCTTTTTGTATGTCACTTATGGATTATTTCCAAGACACGTGCAAATTTGTGGCCATGGAGCGTGAAGTAACTCTTGACCATCTGTTTATTGATGGCACTCTTGTTCAAGGCCAAATTGAATCCAAGAGTGGGAAGAATAGTGTAAAAGTAATGGAAAAAGAGCTGGTGACTTGTAATCTGCAAGCAAAGGAAAAGGCAGCCCTTGAAAGAAGCCAAATATTTCAAATCCCAGGAGGTAAAGAATTAGAGACTAAAGTGATTGTGGTGCTAGGAAAAGCAGGAATGGGAAAAAGCATTCATGTTCAGAAGATCTGCCAGGACTGGTCCAGTGGAGAGTTTTCTCTGTTTGAATTTGTCTTTTGGTTTGAGTGCAAACAAATAAACATGCCTGAGAAGCGATACAGCTTGAAGGATCTGCTTCTTGAGTTTTTTGTAAAACCTCAAGAGGGAAGCAATGAGGTCTTTGAATACATACTACAAAATCCCTCTAAAGTCCTGCTGGTTTTTGATGGCTTTGAAGGGCTGCATGATAATGAGAATTCTCCTCATTGCTCAGACAGCAAGCCTGACAAAGAGGTGTACAGTATAAAGGAGCTACTTTCAGGCCTCATCCAAAAAAAGATACTGAACGGTTGTACTTTACTACTTACAGCAAGATCTAAAGACAAGGTGAGCCAATATGTGTCCAAAGTGGATAAGACTATTGAAATAGTAGGATTCTCCCCTCAGCAGAGAGAATTATACATAACCAAATATTTTGAAGGATTATCCTACTGTGATAAGGCACTGAAATTAATCAAAGATTGTCAGTACCTGTTCAGTCATTGTTACAGCCCTGTTATGTgtagatttgtttgttttctctgcgAGACAGTACTTGAAATGGGAGACAAAGACCTTCCTTCGACTCTTACTACACTCTTCCTGAAATTTGTTCAGCAAAAGCTAACACCTATGCAAAGAGATGTTTCGCCCATGCAAAATCAAGTGAATCTTGCTATGCTAGCCTGTATAGCCTGGTATCTAGGAGAAAAGCACCAAAGTGCCATGAGAAGTGATCTTCTCCCTTCTAAGGAAGTTAAAGAATTTGCTCTGAAATATGGATTTGTCCTGCCATTTGCATTCCCCAAACATTCAGATACTGGAGAAGAAGAATTCGGGAGCACATTCTCCAATTTTGCCATTCAGAATTTCTTGGGTGCCCTTCACCTTATGTTAGCAGAAGAGATCAAGGATAAAAGCCTAACAAAGTACCTGTCTTTTCCATCCAAGAAGAAAAAACCTTATAACTGGTTAGACTTAGTGCCTCGATTTTTGGCTGGATTGTTGTTCCTCCAGGATGACCCCGACTTCTGCTCCCTTTTGAACAAGGATGTAAAACAATCAaccaaaaagcagaaaacactcttaaaatatattaaaaggctGCAGATAAATGACCTCTGTCCAGAGAGGTTACTGGAgctttttcattgtatttatgAAACACAAAACAACTATCTTTTGGAACATGTGGCCCTAAGACTCAAGCCAGAGCTGTCTTTTCTGGGTGTTGTTCTTACACCACCTGATGTCCACGTGCTGTACTCTATTTTAAAAAGGTCAAGAAAAGAGTTTTCGTTGGATTTGCAAAACAGCAGCATTGACATGCAAGGGCTAAAAGACTTGGTTGGCCTAAAGAATGTGGCATCATTCAG GGCTTCCCTCAGAGATATAATCAGGCTCTGGAAGTCTTTAGAACAGACAAAAGAGTATGAACTGCTGAGAATGTCAACAGAGAAATTTATTCTTGATCCCTTTAAGGCAAAGACGATGAAGGACATCAGTGACCTTTCTGACCTTGTAGAGGTGCAGAAGAAGATGATCAGTTG TGTGCAAGATGTATCTGGTTGGAACAGCTATGAAATTCCTGCCATCAAAAACCTCAGAAAACTAGAATTTGC gCTGGGTCAGGTGTGTGGCCTTCAGGGATTCCTAAAATTTGTGGGAATTCTTGCAGCATTTCCATCACTTCAGCATTTAGA CCTTGAAGCTCTGAGTGAAAATAACATAGGAGATGAAGGAGCAAAGAGTCTATCTGAGGTCTTTCCGAAGCTGACATCACTGGAAACATTAAA CTTATCACAGAATAAGATAACAGATGTGGGTGCAGAGAAACTAGCTAAAGCTCTTCCTTTCTTGTCTTCACTGAAGACCCTTAG cttGTACAATAATAGCATTTGTGATTTTGGAGCAGAAAATCTTGCAAAAATTCTTCCTGCAATGGCATCTTTAAGGGTGTTAGA tgttcAGTATAATAAAATAACTGACGTTGGAGCCCAACAGCTGACTGACAGCCTAAGAAAATGTCCCCATATCAAGAATTTGCT GATGTGGAATCCTACCATTCCCTATGGAGTTCTTGAACACCTTCATCAGTTGGATTCTAGAATTAGTTTGTAG